AAGGAGGCCATCCTGGAGAGCGGCGCCGTGCGGTTTCGCCCGATTCTGCTCACCGCCGGCTCGGCCCTTCTCGGCAACTGGGTCATCACCCTCGATCCGATCTTCTCCGGCCTGGCCTGGTCGATCATTTTCGGGGTCTTCGCCTCCACCGCTTTCACCCTGGTGGTCATACCCGTCGTCTATTGGCTGATTTACGGCAATAAGGCCGAGCAGCACGCAAGGAGGTTCCAGCCATGACCATTCATCGGTATCTGCGCCTGATCGCCGGCTTTTTCATTCTGCTCAGCCTGCTGCTGGCATTCGTCCATTCACCCCACTGGCTGTGGTTCACGGCCTTCGTGGGGCTCAATCTCCTGCAGAGCGCCTTCACCGACTGGTGCCCGATGATGACGATTCTGCGAAGTCTGGGCGTAAGGGAAAATTGAGTAAAGAAAAAGGCGCCTTTGCGGGGCGCCTTTCGGTTAATCGGGTTGTCAGTCAAAGGATCCCGGATTCGGAATCCACTCTTTGCTGCGGGGTAGTTCAGGCAGAAACCGCTGCGGGCGCCGCTCCGACTGAAAAGGATTTGCCCTGATCGGGACGGCCGAAGTCGGCGGCGAGT
The Desulfuromonas sp. TF genome window above contains:
- a CDS encoding DUF2892 domain-containing protein, which codes for MTIHRYLRLIAGFFILLSLLLAFVHSPHWLWFTAFVGLNLLQSAFTDWCPMMTILRSLGVREN